One genomic segment of Culturomica massiliensis includes these proteins:
- a CDS encoding coiled-coil domain-containing protein, whose protein sequence is MEENKPVQNTKNKSLMFIIYGLSAVLVILFIFFMVEWSKNKKHIAAIHQEKELLTQELSELSTNYDQLKTSNDTLNEKLMVEQEKIATLLDEMKKFRDNSYAEINKYKREIGTLKTVLRSYVVQIDSLNRLNQQLVQENTQVKQQMDWVRERNTKLENEQKSMQKVIAIASALTAENFTVVPINKKGKEVNWKKCFQLRADFVIPKNVTAQRGTHIVYLRLKRPDDKVIAFSEKSFFKFQNASLTYSAKREFEYEGERLEMAIYWPNDGSLVKGKYTAELFCDNENIGSTEFYLK, encoded by the coding sequence ATGGAAGAGAATAAGCCTGTTCAGAATACAAAAAACAAAAGTCTGATGTTCATTATCTATGGACTATCGGCAGTTTTAGTCATACTATTCATTTTTTTCATGGTAGAATGGTCGAAAAACAAAAAACACATCGCTGCCATTCACCAGGAAAAAGAATTATTAACCCAGGAACTATCGGAATTAAGTACAAATTACGACCAATTGAAAACGTCCAACGACACTCTGAATGAAAAATTAATGGTGGAACAGGAAAAAATAGCCACCCTTCTCGACGAAATGAAAAAATTCAGAGACAACTCTTATGCTGAAATCAATAAGTATAAACGGGAAATCGGAACCCTGAAAACGGTATTGAGAAGCTATGTCGTGCAAATCGATTCCCTGAACCGTTTAAATCAGCAATTAGTACAGGAAAACACCCAGGTAAAACAACAAATGGACTGGGTACGGGAACGAAATACGAAACTGGAAAACGAACAAAAATCGATGCAAAAAGTAATTGCCATCGCCAGTGCCCTGACGGCAGAAAACTTTACGGTTGTTCCTATCAACAAGAAAGGTAAAGAAGTAAACTGGAAAAAATGTTTCCAACTCCGGGCAGATTTCGTTATTCCAAAAAACGTGACAGCCCAGCGTGGCACCCATATCGTTTATTTACGCCTTAAACGTCCGGACGATAAAGTAATTGCCTTTAGTGAAAAATCCTTCTTTAAATTCCAAAATGCTTCCCTCACCTATTCGGCTAAGCGGGAATTCGAATATGAAGGTGAACGCCTGGAGATGGCCATTTACTGGCCGAACGACGGTAGCCTCGTAAAAGGAAAATACACTGCCGAACTGTTTTGTGACAACGAAAACATAGGCAGTACTGAATTCTATTTAAAATAA
- a CDS encoding DUF2851 family protein, protein MKEEFLQYIWANSLYRTDEFETQAGKPIRILDVGKLNRDAGPDFFNARIAVGEVMLAGNIEIHLRSSDWYRHSHHLDAAYNNVILSVVKENDTRVYTSSGREVDCIVIEYADYLYHEYLFMRDTFKRPGCYRHLDLLDDNWFYMTLQSLAIERLERKVNDIRKIFGQTNGDWEECFYRLLCKYWSADINSDTYYQLSCHLSYKTLLRYADRLLSVEALLLGVSGLLDDAPEDHYSVNLKREYLYLSKKYKLWEMPSGQWKFMRIRPGAFPTLRLALLAAMICHFNSLLSYVLEAATLKEVFSLFEVKASAYWNTHYMFGKESVVSIKSLGVGSRQILIINVVIPYLFFYGRERGEEKLVEKALQWMEEIKPENNYIVRSWEKYGFVFDSALHTQALIQLRKEYCDKHDCLRCRIGREIFAQLKH, encoded by the coding sequence ATGAAAGAAGAATTTTTACAATATATCTGGGCTAATTCGTTGTACCGGACGGATGAATTTGAAACACAGGCCGGTAAGCCGATTCGTATTCTGGATGTCGGAAAATTAAACCGGGATGCGGGTCCGGATTTTTTTAATGCCCGCATTGCTGTCGGAGAAGTGATGTTGGCCGGTAATATCGAGATTCATTTGCGTAGCAGTGATTGGTACCGGCATTCGCATCACCTGGATGCAGCTTACAATAATGTGATCCTTTCCGTTGTAAAAGAGAATGATACCCGTGTTTACACCAGTAGCGGGAGAGAGGTGGATTGCATCGTCATCGAATATGCGGATTATTTGTACCATGAATATCTTTTTATGCGGGATACATTCAAACGTCCCGGATGTTACCGGCATTTGGATTTACTGGATGATAATTGGTTTTATATGACGTTGCAAAGTCTGGCCATAGAGCGGCTCGAACGGAAAGTGAACGATATCCGGAAAATATTCGGTCAAACGAATGGCGATTGGGAAGAATGTTTTTACCGTTTACTTTGCAAATACTGGTCTGCGGATATAAATTCGGATACCTATTATCAGTTATCCTGTCATTTGTCGTATAAAACGCTGTTGAGATATGCAGATCGTTTGTTGTCCGTAGAGGCTTTGTTGTTAGGTGTTTCCGGACTCTTGGACGATGCTCCGGAGGATCATTACAGTGTAAATTTAAAGCGGGAATATTTGTATTTAAGCAAGAAATATAAATTATGGGAAATGCCTTCCGGCCAATGGAAGTTTATGCGTATCCGTCCCGGGGCTTTTCCGACATTACGTTTGGCTTTACTGGCTGCAATGATCTGTCATTTCAACAGTTTATTGTCGTATGTTTTGGAAGCTGCGACTTTAAAGGAGGTGTTCTCCTTGTTCGAAGTTAAAGCTTCGGCTTATTGGAATACGCATTATATGTTCGGTAAAGAGTCTGTCGTTTCGATAAAAAGTCTGGGCGTTGGAAGCCGGCAGATTTTAATCATCAACGTGGTGATACCTTATTTGTTTTTTTATGGCAGAGAAAGGGGAGAAGAAAAGTTGGTAGAAAAAGCCCTGCAATGGATGGAAGAGATCAAACCTGAAAATAACTATATTGTCAGAAGCTGGGAAAAATACGGTTTTGTATTCGATTCGGCCCTACATACCCAAGCTTTAATTCAGTTGAGAAAAGAATATTGTGACAAACA